A genomic region of Miscanthus floridulus cultivar M001 chromosome 3, ASM1932011v1, whole genome shotgun sequence contains the following coding sequences:
- the LOC136541835 gene encoding two pore potassium channel c-like, with amino-acid sequence MDTEPLLPTHLLHSLPEHSEVSHFSSPPSPSCPSPAASYKDRIIFGARPPPQNPPQQPPPPPPPPPPPRSHRAHHRRSSSIDGLHDLDLPSCSSSPPSDPEDPSSAAGAGAPSLFEFIANAAGARTNLHRSRTAPAMAPLSAAALAAASATGDQAPEPPKRPAIVLHAFLFLLAYLALGVAFYAAAPANFTPSAGPTHPVADALYFCIVTLCTIGYGDITPATPAAKLFSISFVLVGFGFVDILLSGMVSYVLDLQEHLLITALKNPTSARKHRHNYIFDIKKGRMRIRMKVALALGVVAVCVGVGAAVLRKVESLGWLDAVYLAVMSVTTVGYGDQAFQTLVGRLFASAWLLVSTLAVARAFLYLAEMRIDKRHRAMANWVLSRDMTVSEFLAADIDNNGYVTKSEFVVYKLKEMGKISEKDIMMICDQFQRLDTGNCGKIKLSDLLESHHLVSEPRDKKKGKKS; translated from the exons ATGGACACGGAGCCGCTGCTGCCGACGCACCTCCTCCACTCGCTGCCGGAGCACTCGGAGGTGTCCCACTTCTCCTCACCGCCTTCCCCCTCCTGCCCATCCCCGGCCGCCTCCTACAAGGACCGCATCATCTTCGGCGCCCGCCCACCGCCGCAGAACCcgccgcagcagccgccgccccctccgcctccgccgcctccgccgcgctCGCACCGCGCCCACCACCGCCGCAGCAGCTCCATCGACGGCCTCCACGACCTCGACCTGCCCTCCTGCTCCTCGTCCCCGCCCTCGGACCCGGAGGACCCTtcctccgccgccggcgccggcgcgcccTCCCTCTTCGAGTTCATCGCCAACGCCGCTGGCGCCCGCACCAACCTCCACCGCTCCCGCACCgccccggccatggcgccgctcaGCGCCGCGGCGCTCGCGGCCGCCTCCGCCACCGGGGACCAGGCCCCCGAGCCGCCCAAGCGCCCCGCCATCGTGCTGCACGCCTTCCTCTTCCTGCTCGCCTACCTCGCCCTCGGCGTCGCCTTCtacgccgccgcgcccgccaacTTCACCCCCTCCGCGGGGCCCACGCACCCAGTCGCCGACGCGCTCTACTTCTGCATCGTCACGCTCTGCACCATCGGCTACGGGGACATCACGCCGGCCACACCCGCCGCCAagctcttctccatctccttcgtCCTCGTCGGCTTCGGCTTCGTTGACATCCTCCTCTCTGGGATGGTCTCCTATGTGCTCGACCTGCAGGAGCACCTACTCATCACCGCGCTCAAGAACCCAACCTCTGCGCGCAAGCACCGCCACAACTACATCTTTGACATCAAGAAGGGCAGGATGCGTATCCGTATGAAGGTGGCGCTCGCGCTGGGCGTCGTGGCTGTATGCGTCGGTGTCGGGGCTGCAGTTCTCAGGAAGGTGGAGAGCCTGGGGTGGCTCGACGCCGTCTATCTTGCGGTCATGTCGGTGACCACAGTCGGTTATGGGGACCAGGCGTTCCAGACACTGGTTGGCCGGCTTTTTGCATCCGCGTGGCTGCTCGTGTCCACCTTGGCTGTGGCAAGGGCATTCCTCTATTTGGCAGAGATGAGGATTGACAAGAGGCACCGAGCCATGGCCAACTGGGTGCTGTCCAGAGACATGACCGTGTCTGAATTTCTTGCTGCAGACATCGACAACAATGGATATGTCAC GAAATCAGAATTTGTTGTTTACAAGCTCAAGGAGATGGGGAAGATTTCTGAAAAAGATATCATGATGATCTGTGATCAATTCCAGAGGCTGGACACAGGGAACTGTGGGAAGATTAAGCTTTCAGATCTTCTGGAGAGCCACCACTTGGTTTCTGAACCCAGGGACaagaaaaaggggaagaaatcTTAA
- the LOC136545999 gene encoding chromosome transmission fidelity protein 8, protein MKIQVQCGCGESSCPEWAVVELQGVVQPQASFAGDIRGLHIGRLCSAPSPSSSSKAGYTFTVGYHELAGTKVTLKKPLLVLRKTKTNAGCGEQEPPEVELEVIGIIRHKILFKDRPKALISKPPTKEKKTLQPAAK, encoded by the exons ATGAAGATCCAGGTGCAGTGCGGGTGCGGCGAGTCGTCGTGCCCGGAGTGGGCCGTCGTGGAGCTGCAGGGCGTGGTACAGCCGCAGGCCTCCTTCGCTGGGGACATCCGGGGACTCCACATCGGCCGCCTCTGCTCCGCCCCCTCCCCGTCATCATCTTCCAAG GCAGGGTACACCTTCACGGTGGGGTACCACGAGCTCGCCGGGACGAAGGTGACGCTCAAGAAGCCCCTGCTGGTGCTCAGGAAGACGAAGACGAATGCTGGTTGTGGGGAACAGGAGCCACCGGAGGTGGAGCTGGAGGTGATCGGCATCATCCGGCACAAGATCCTCTTCAAGGACCGCCCCAAGGCCCTCATCTCAA AGCCGCCAACCAAGGAGAAGAAGACCCTGCAGCCTGCAGCAAAGTGA